In a genomic window of Alteromonas gilva:
- a CDS encoding M28 family metallopeptidase, producing MLLKSVFLIAVLITTSFSTFANSDVNALANRVTDRSMIILNEVITQIGARPAGSQQEKNTVKLVADIWQQANLTRVQRQSFNVEIKGQVINSQNIWVTLPGDSAKHIVIGAHYDSTGVKAGSQGATDNGVAMALVTALAEQLSAYQLNATVTFVLFGAEEVGLQGAKAFVNQMVKSGQVPEPDSMINLDTIAGGDKLYIHSPTQTPYKSCNNTSTYNASPAVRGELLLLAKNKQLAFNLHPSFPGYPEGETAGWSDHAPFACAGIPIAYIEATNFAINGRDGFDGYSQSLHPGLWDCLDTSLQTACDRDTEERWGRIWHTGQDRLDTLETLHPGRLRAQLSDVSELLVDYLIGDVLTPRHGR from the coding sequence ATGTTGTTAAAATCCGTATTCCTGATAGCAGTACTTATAACCACTTCTTTTTCGACTTTTGCCAACAGTGATGTCAACGCGCTTGCCAACCGTGTCACGGATCGCAGCATGATTATTTTAAACGAGGTGATCACGCAGATTGGCGCCCGCCCTGCCGGCAGTCAGCAAGAAAAAAACACCGTAAAGTTGGTCGCCGATATCTGGCAGCAGGCCAATTTAACCCGCGTTCAGCGACAATCGTTTAATGTAGAAATCAAAGGTCAGGTTATTAATAGCCAGAATATTTGGGTTACCCTGCCCGGGGATTCAGCTAAACATATCGTCATCGGCGCTCATTACGACTCCACCGGCGTAAAAGCAGGTTCACAGGGTGCTACCGACAATGGTGTGGCAATGGCCTTGGTTACCGCTTTAGCCGAACAACTATCCGCATACCAACTCAATGCAACCGTCACTTTTGTGCTATTTGGTGCCGAGGAAGTGGGCTTACAGGGCGCCAAAGCTTTTGTTAACCAGATGGTGAAGTCAGGGCAAGTGCCCGAGCCGGATAGCATGATTAATTTAGACACCATTGCCGGCGGCGATAAGCTGTATATCCACAGTCCGACGCAGACCCCCTACAAGAGTTGTAATAACACCAGCACCTATAATGCATCACCGGCAGTGCGCGGTGAGCTGCTATTGCTCGCAAAAAATAAGCAATTGGCGTTTAATTTACATCCGAGTTTTCCGGGCTATCCCGAGGGCGAAACCGCCGGCTGGTCTGATCATGCGCCATTCGCCTGTGCAGGTATTCCCATTGCTTATATTGAGGCCACCAACTTTGCGATTAATGGCCGCGACGGTTTCGATGGCTATTCACAGAGTTTGCATCCCGGGTTATGGGATTGCCTGGATACCTCATTGCAAACCGCTTGTGACCGGGACACGGAAGAGCGCTGGGGCCGTATTTGGCATACTGGCCAGGACAGGCTCGACACCCTTGAAACCTTGCACCCTGGTCGCTTGCGGGCACAACTATCAGACGTAAGTGAGTTACTGGTTGATTACCTGATCGGCGACGTGCTGACGCCTCGTCATGGGCGGTGA
- the rsxA gene encoding electron transport complex subunit RsxA — MTEFLLLLISTVLVNNFVLVKFLGLCPFMGVSGKLETAIGMSMATTFVLTLASVCSYLVETYLLQPLGIGFLRTLSFILVIAVVVQFTEMVVHKTSPTLYRLLGIFLPLITTNCAVLGVALLNLTEQHNLIESIIYGFGAAMGFSLAMILFAAMRERLAAADVPGPFKGASIAMITAGLMSLAFMGFSGLVTS; from the coding sequence ATGACTGAATTTTTATTGCTGCTCATCAGCACCGTACTGGTTAACAACTTTGTACTGGTTAAGTTTCTTGGATTATGCCCGTTTATGGGGGTGTCCGGTAAACTTGAAACAGCCATCGGCATGTCTATGGCCACTACCTTTGTGCTTACGCTGGCTTCGGTGTGTAGCTATTTAGTTGAAACTTACCTGTTACAACCTCTGGGCATTGGTTTTTTAAGAACCCTGAGTTTTATTTTAGTGATTGCGGTGGTGGTTCAGTTTACCGAAATGGTGGTGCATAAAACCAGCCCGACGCTGTACCGGTTACTGGGGATATTTTTGCCGCTGATCACTACCAATTGTGCTGTGCTGGGTGTCGCATTATTAAACCTCACCGAGCAGCATAATCTGATAGAAAGTATTATTTACGGCTTTGGTGCCGCCATGGGCTTCTCACTGGCCATGATTTTATTTGCAGCAATGCGCGAGCGCCTTGCCGCAGCCGATGTACCCGGCCCCTTTAAAGGAGCATCGATTGCTATGATTACAGCCGGCCTTATGTCACTGGCATTTATGGGTTTTAGCGGACTGGTTACGTCTTAA
- the rsxB gene encoding electron transport complex subunit RsxB, protein MLVSSLVALGLLALAFGLALGYAAIRFKVESDPLVEQIDEILPQTQCGQCGYPGCRPYAEAIANGDEINKCPPGGESTIKELANLMGVEAKPLDAAHGVDDAAKVAYIREDECIGCTKCIQACPVDAIVGAAKQMHTVITDACTGCDLCVEPCPVDCIDMVTLSPTTASWQWDFEQTPRGDIPVKVVS, encoded by the coding sequence ATGTTAGTCTCTTCGTTAGTCGCACTTGGATTACTTGCGCTGGCCTTCGGACTGGCGTTGGGGTATGCCGCTATTCGCTTTAAGGTGGAATCTGATCCACTGGTAGAGCAGATTGATGAAATTTTACCGCAAACCCAGTGTGGACAATGCGGTTACCCGGGGTGTCGCCCTTATGCTGAAGCCATCGCCAATGGCGATGAAATCAACAAGTGTCCGCCCGGTGGCGAGAGCACCATAAAAGAATTAGCCAACCTTATGGGCGTTGAAGCTAAACCCCTCGACGCAGCTCACGGCGTTGATGACGCAGCAAAAGTTGCCTATATCCGCGAGGACGAGTGTATTGGTTGCACAAAGTGCATTCAGGCCTGTCCGGTCGATGCCATCGTCGGTGCCGCCAAACAGATGCACACGGTTATCACTGACGCCTGCACGGGTTGCGATTTGTGTGTCGAGCCCTGCCCGGTAGATTGTATAGATATGGTTACCTTAAGCCCTACCACCGCGTCCTGGCAGTGGGACTTTGAACAAACACCGCGTGGTGATATACCCGTTAAAGTGGTGTCCTGA
- a CDS encoding GNAT family N-acetyltransferase, translated as MSNVVIRKAQSADCARVLELMQELAVFEGYIHKFRVTVPKLGYYLFEQKSIEVLVATVEEDIEGILVYFFQPFTYDLCPWLVIKEFYVSTVYRGLGVGHELFNYARQEAAENKCSKIKWEVLTDNSKAQRFYVRHGAQIESDWRIMSIDIATDDQ; from the coding sequence ATGAGTAACGTCGTTATTCGCAAAGCGCAATCAGCAGATTGCGCGCGCGTTCTGGAATTGATGCAGGAACTGGCTGTTTTTGAAGGTTATATCCACAAGTTCCGGGTTACTGTACCTAAACTTGGCTATTATCTATTTGAGCAAAAAAGTATTGAGGTATTGGTTGCAACTGTAGAAGAAGATATAGAAGGTATATTGGTCTATTTCTTTCAACCATTTACTTACGACTTATGTCCGTGGTTAGTGATTAAAGAATTTTATGTTTCAACGGTGTACCGTGGTTTAGGGGTGGGGCATGAGCTATTTAACTATGCTCGCCAAGAGGCGGCAGAAAACAAGTGCTCCAAAATTAAATGGGAGGTACTAACCGATAATAGTAAGGCTCAACGGTTTTATGTTCGTCACGGTGCCCAAATTGAATCTGACTGGCGCATTATGTCAATTGACATAGCGACAGATGATCAGTAA
- the rsxD gene encoding electron transport complex subunit RsxD: MKLAVSSSPHQHVRRTTDQVMRLVLYAMIPGVLAQVWFFGWGVFWQMLIALATALVTEAAIVALRKREIGQALGDYSAVVTALLLAVSLPPLLPWWMTVVGTFFAIAIVKQLYGGLGYNLFNPAMAAYVMLLISFPAAMSSWLPPADLARHTIGIFDALQLIVGGFDSAGYNTLQLRAGIDGVTMATPLDYVKTQIGQGYTYTEALSHSLFNDTLWSSASAGWTWVALLYAAGGLALIQLRVISWHIPLSLLAGVAVTATLLTLLDGDLYGSALFHWSNGAIMFGAFFIATDPVSASTTPRGRLIFGAAIGFWTVIIRTFGGYPDAIAFSVIIMNMAVPLIDYYTQPTVYGQHRGPKKKANQQGES, translated from the coding sequence ATGAAATTAGCCGTATCGAGTTCACCCCATCAGCACGTCAGGCGCACCACCGATCAAGTAATGCGTCTGGTGCTTTACGCTATGATCCCGGGTGTGCTTGCGCAAGTCTGGTTTTTTGGCTGGGGCGTGTTCTGGCAAATGCTTATTGCTCTGGCAACAGCGCTGGTAACTGAGGCCGCCATTGTTGCCTTGCGAAAACGCGAGATAGGTCAGGCACTGGGAGACTACAGTGCTGTTGTTACAGCGCTGTTACTGGCAGTCAGCTTACCGCCGCTATTACCCTGGTGGATGACCGTTGTAGGGACGTTTTTCGCCATTGCCATTGTTAAACAGTTATACGGTGGTTTGGGTTATAACCTGTTTAACCCTGCCATGGCAGCCTACGTCATGTTGTTAATCTCCTTTCCCGCGGCTATGAGTAGCTGGTTACCCCCGGCTGACTTAGCCAGGCACACCATTGGTATCTTTGATGCTTTGCAGCTTATTGTGGGAGGTTTTGACAGTGCCGGCTATAACACTCTGCAGTTGCGTGCCGGTATCGACGGCGTGACCATGGCCACGCCGCTGGATTATGTAAAAACACAAATTGGCCAGGGCTACACTTATACCGAGGCCTTAAGCCATTCACTGTTTAACGATACGCTATGGTCATCGGCCAGTGCGGGCTGGACCTGGGTTGCTTTGCTTTACGCAGCAGGTGGCCTGGCGCTCATTCAACTGAGAGTTATTAGCTGGCATATTCCGTTGTCTTTGCTGGCTGGCGTTGCGGTGACAGCGACCCTGTTAACCCTGCTCGATGGTGACTTATACGGCTCGGCACTGTTCCATTGGAGCAACGGTGCCATTATGTTCGGCGCGTTTTTTATTGCCACCGATCCGGTGTCAGCGTCGACCACGCCCAGAGGCCGGCTCATATTTGGCGCGGCGATCGGCTTTTGGACCGTCATTATCCGAACCTTTGGTGGTTACCCTGATGCTATTGCATTTAGCGTTATCATTATGAATATGGCGGTACCATTGATTGATTACTACACCCAGCCAACAGTATACGGGCAACACCGTGGGCCTAAGAAGAAGGCCAATCAACAGGGAGAGTCGTAA
- the gloA gene encoding lactoylglutathione lyase — translation MRMLHTMLRVKDLDASLKFYVDTMGMKLLRQSENTEYEYTLAFVGYADESEQAVLELTYNWGDNQYDMGNAYGHVAFAVDNIYAFCEQLEAKGADVYRKPGPVKGGKTVIAFVRDPDGYAIELIQPE, via the coding sequence ATGCGAATGCTGCACACCATGCTGCGCGTGAAAGATCTTGACGCATCACTGAAGTTTTATGTTGATACCATGGGTATGAAACTGCTGCGCCAGAGTGAGAATACCGAATATGAATACACGCTGGCCTTTGTAGGCTATGCCGACGAAAGCGAACAAGCAGTACTTGAACTCACCTACAACTGGGGTGATAACCAGTATGACATGGGCAATGCCTATGGCCATGTGGCCTTTGCCGTGGATAATATTTACGCCTTTTGCGAGCAGCTCGAAGCCAAAGGGGCTGATGTCTACCGCAAGCCGGGGCCAGTCAAAGGCGGCAAAACGGTAATTGCATTTGTACGCGATCCCGATGGCTATGCCATAGAGTTAATTCAACCCGAGTAA
- the nth gene encoding endonuclease III: protein MNKAKRLEILTRLRDANPHPTTELNFSSPFELLVAVTLSAQATDVSVNKATDKLFPVANTPEAIVALGVDGLRDYIKTIGLFNSKAQNVYKLCQILIEQHNSEVPESREALEALPGVGRKTANVVLNTAFGWPTIAVDTHIYRVSNRTKFAMGKDVVAVEQKLEKVVPKEFKVDVHHWLILHGRYTCIARKPRCGSCIIEDLCEFKEKTE, encoded by the coding sequence ATGAATAAAGCGAAACGACTGGAAATACTCACCCGCCTGCGTGATGCCAATCCGCACCCTACCACAGAACTTAACTTTTCCAGCCCATTTGAGTTATTGGTTGCGGTCACCCTGTCAGCACAGGCCACTGACGTGAGTGTTAACAAAGCCACCGATAAACTCTTTCCGGTAGCCAATACCCCCGAAGCTATTGTGGCGCTGGGCGTTGACGGTCTGCGCGATTATATAAAAACCATTGGCTTGTTTAATTCCAAAGCGCAAAACGTTTATAAGCTGTGTCAGATACTTATTGAGCAGCATAATAGCGAAGTACCCGAGAGCCGTGAAGCTCTTGAAGCACTGCCAGGTGTTGGCAGGAAAACCGCGAATGTGGTGCTGAACACCGCGTTTGGCTGGCCGACCATTGCCGTGGACACGCATATCTATCGCGTCTCTAACCGCACCAAATTTGCCATGGGCAAAGATGTAGTTGCAGTAGAACAAAAGCTAGAAAAAGTGGTACCAAAAGAATTTAAAGTGGACGTTCACCACTGGCTGATTCTGCATGGCCGCTACACCTGTATTGCCCGTAAACCGCGCTGCGGCTCGTGCATTATTGAGGACTTGTGTGAGTTTAAAGAGAAAACGGAATAG
- a CDS encoding MATE family efflux transporter — MTVPVIIGMVMMMSFGLIDTFFVSLLGTEQLAAISFTFPVTFTLISLNIGLGIGTSAVIAKLAGQGNQDNARETGTGAIMLSVLMVGILALVGGFSINFTFELLGAQSHLLPYIHDYMAIWYFSSVFLAIPMVGNSVLRARGDTKTPSIIMATGGGINALLDPMLIFGFGPIPAMGIGGAALATLISWIVCSVWVLYLLAKQRGYILPRLLSLPELAQSGRAILPIALPAAGANMLTPVAGAILTRVVAGYGEEAVAAWGVGNRLESFTSIVVLALSMSLPPFISQNLGAQRIERVKSAYWLIIKFVLGWQLLICVLLWLTSGLLAALFAKEQAVAELIQLFLIIVPLGYGLQGIVILTNSSLNAMHLPMTALVLSVVRLFVFFVPITVLMSLYLDLQGIFIGAVVANFLMAMVSVYWFRRSLHSLTDEHKQTEVN, encoded by the coding sequence ATGACGGTACCGGTTATCATTGGCATGGTCATGATGATGAGCTTTGGCTTGATTGACACATTCTTTGTAAGTTTACTCGGCACTGAACAGCTTGCTGCGATAAGTTTTACTTTTCCCGTTACCTTTACGTTAATAAGTTTGAATATTGGCCTTGGCATCGGCACATCGGCGGTAATAGCCAAACTCGCCGGCCAGGGGAATCAGGACAATGCCCGTGAAACAGGCACCGGTGCAATTATGCTGTCGGTGCTTATGGTCGGTATACTTGCCCTTGTTGGCGGTTTCAGCATTAATTTTACCTTTGAGTTGCTGGGCGCCCAGTCGCATTTATTACCTTATATTCATGATTACATGGCGATTTGGTATTTTTCATCGGTGTTTCTGGCTATTCCGATGGTAGGTAATAGCGTACTGCGAGCCAGAGGTGATACGAAAACGCCAAGTATTATTATGGCCACTGGCGGTGGGATTAATGCGCTATTAGATCCAATGCTGATTTTCGGTTTTGGACCAATTCCGGCCATGGGGATTGGCGGCGCGGCGCTGGCAACGCTGATATCCTGGATAGTCTGTTCAGTTTGGGTGTTGTATTTATTAGCTAAGCAGCGCGGTTATATTTTGCCGCGCCTGCTGTCTTTGCCCGAGTTAGCGCAAAGCGGCCGGGCAATATTACCCATTGCCTTACCTGCAGCAGGTGCCAACATGTTAACGCCCGTGGCCGGAGCCATTCTTACCCGTGTTGTGGCGGGCTACGGTGAAGAAGCGGTTGCAGCCTGGGGGGTGGGTAACAGACTGGAGTCATTCACGTCTATCGTGGTGTTAGCGCTGTCAATGAGCTTGCCACCCTTTATAAGTCAAAATCTCGGTGCCCAACGCATCGAAAGAGTGAAAAGTGCTTACTGGTTGATTATCAAGTTTGTACTGGGATGGCAGTTACTGATTTGCGTACTGTTGTGGCTCACTTCAGGTTTATTAGCGGCGCTGTTTGCTAAAGAACAAGCCGTCGCAGAACTGATCCAGTTGTTTCTCATCATTGTACCCTTAGGGTATGGTTTACAGGGTATCGTTATCCTGACCAATTCGTCATTAAATGCCATGCATCTGCCCATGACTGCATTAGTATTAAGTGTCGTCAGACTATTCGTGTTCTTTGTGCCAATTACCGTGCTAATGAGTCTGTATTTAGATTTGCAGGGCATATTTATTGGCGCTGTGGTGGCCAATTTTCTTATGGCGATGGTCTCTGTGTATTGGTTTCGTCGCTCGCTGCATTCGTTGACTGACGAGCATAAACAAACAGAAGTTAATTGA
- the rsxC gene encoding electron transport complex subunit RsxC codes for MQNEFSQILDRIDQQKFWTFPGGVNPDYRKQLSNQTEITSLPLPPKLVIPVRQHIGTAGSCLVSVGDAVLKGQPLTSSPNPFSVPIHAPTSGTVTAIEDCTTAHPSGLPELCVIIEPDGLDTWTALQPLHDYQQLDKKVLLNAICDAGIAGMGGAGFPTHIKSTARKPVEFLIINGVECEPYITADDRLMREHAWQIRQGVDILHHLIAPKVIVIAIEDNKPQAFKAMQKVCADNAHIRVVQIPTKYPAGGEKQLIQVLTGREVPRTGLPADVGVMMFNVGTCYAIADAVLYGKPLIQRVVTLTGEALQKPQNVWALIGTPIQQLLNHAHYQIKRQKTPTVIMGGPMMGFTLPSVDVPVVKITNCILVPAKKELNMSQRELACIRCSACADVCPASLLPQQMYWHSKAGELDKAEDYNLFDCIECGACAFVCPSEIPLVHYYRKAKSQIRIQRDEKDKAEKSRQRFEARKARLEKEKQEREAKHQKAAAARKQVKQTSDDDSNSAKDKVAAALARAKAKKASQSDITASTPEDPATTSPADNVEPADNKAKVAAAVARAKAKRARQTEDNDGSADKDTETENKATTSADTERQAKVAAAVARAKAKKAAAQQSNDTAQSDTTRAQPEDSRANVPQATDNAPTEDSPEAQRKAKIAAAVARAKAKKAGTHSNTETEHTDTKPESADADIDTSSQSNSKVTIDDSPEARRKAKIAAAVARAKAKKAATQQASPDDAPTPGNNTPEDTPEAQPAETNNDGDAATTDTSPAAQRSAKIAAAVARAKAKKAQRENQGNDEGNTDA; via the coding sequence ATGCAGAATGAATTTTCACAGATACTCGATCGCATCGATCAACAGAAATTCTGGACCTTCCCCGGCGGGGTAAATCCTGATTACCGTAAACAGTTATCAAATCAAACAGAAATAACCAGCCTGCCGTTGCCACCCAAACTGGTGATCCCGGTGCGCCAGCATATTGGAACCGCAGGAAGTTGTTTGGTCAGCGTCGGTGACGCCGTATTAAAGGGTCAGCCGCTTACCAGCAGCCCTAACCCATTTTCGGTACCCATTCATGCCCCTACTTCCGGCACCGTCACCGCCATCGAAGATTGTACTACCGCTCATCCCAGCGGTTTGCCCGAACTCTGCGTGATCATTGAGCCGGATGGCCTGGACACCTGGACTGCGCTGCAACCGCTGCACGATTATCAGCAACTAGACAAGAAAGTGTTGCTTAATGCCATTTGTGACGCAGGCATTGCAGGCATGGGCGGCGCCGGATTTCCGACGCATATAAAGTCTACTGCCCGCAAGCCCGTTGAGTTTTTGATCATTAACGGGGTGGAATGCGAACCCTATATTACGGCCGATGATCGCCTGATGCGCGAACATGCCTGGCAAATTCGTCAGGGCGTCGACATTTTGCATCACCTTATTGCGCCCAAAGTGATCGTTATCGCAATTGAAGATAACAAACCCCAGGCGTTTAAGGCGATGCAAAAAGTGTGCGCCGATAATGCCCATATCCGGGTTGTACAGATCCCAACCAAATATCCGGCGGGCGGGGAAAAACAGCTTATTCAGGTGCTGACAGGTCGTGAAGTACCGCGCACCGGCTTACCAGCTGATGTCGGTGTGATGATGTTTAATGTGGGTACCTGCTATGCCATTGCTGACGCGGTGCTATACGGCAAGCCATTAATTCAGCGCGTGGTTACCCTTACCGGTGAAGCGCTGCAAAAACCCCAGAATGTGTGGGCGCTGATTGGCACGCCCATACAGCAGTTACTCAATCATGCCCATTACCAGATAAAACGACAGAAAACGCCCACCGTCATTATGGGCGGCCCCATGATGGGCTTTACGCTGCCGTCAGTTGACGTGCCAGTGGTAAAAATTACCAACTGCATATTGGTGCCGGCCAAAAAAGAACTGAACATGAGTCAACGAGAGCTCGCCTGTATTCGCTGCAGCGCCTGTGCAGATGTTTGTCCGGCGAGCTTACTGCCCCAACAGATGTATTGGCACAGTAAAGCCGGCGAGCTCGACAAAGCCGAAGACTATAATCTGTTTGATTGTATCGAATGCGGTGCCTGCGCTTTTGTTTGCCCCAGTGAAATTCCGCTGGTGCATTATTACCGCAAAGCCAAATCACAAATTCGTATTCAACGCGACGAGAAAGACAAAGCAGAGAAATCACGGCAACGATTTGAAGCCCGCAAAGCCAGACTCGAAAAAGAAAAACAAGAACGCGAGGCTAAACACCAAAAGGCAGCGGCGGCGCGTAAACAGGTCAAACAAACCAGTGACGATGATAGCAACTCAGCAAAAGACAAAGTAGCGGCAGCACTGGCTCGTGCCAAAGCCAAAAAAGCCAGCCAATCAGACATTACTGCGTCAACACCTGAAGATCCAGCAACAACGTCACCGGCAGATAACGTGGAGCCGGCTGATAACAAGGCTAAAGTTGCGGCGGCGGTAGCCCGCGCAAAAGCTAAACGCGCCCGGCAAACCGAAGACAACGACGGCTCAGCAGACAAAGACACTGAGACTGAGAATAAAGCGACCACCAGCGCCGATACCGAGCGCCAGGCAAAGGTCGCAGCAGCGGTAGCCAGAGCAAAAGCCAAAAAAGCAGCGGCCCAACAAAGCAACGATACGGCGCAGTCTGACACGACCCGGGCACAGCCTGAGGATAGCCGGGCTAACGTGCCACAGGCAACTGACAACGCGCCCACCGAGGACTCGCCGGAAGCGCAGCGCAAAGCAAAAATTGCTGCGGCTGTGGCCCGTGCCAAGGCGAAGAAAGCCGGCACACATAGCAACACAGAAACCGAACATACTGATACCAAGCCAGAAAGCGCAGACGCAGACATCGACACGTCATCGCAGTCTAACAGCAAAGTCACTATTGATGATTCGCCTGAAGCGCGGCGCAAAGCAAAAATTGCGGCGGCCGTGGCGCGCGCCAAGGCTAAAAAAGCGGCGACACAACAAGCCAGCCCAGACGACGCGCCAACGCCAGGTAACAACACACCTGAGGATACGCCGGAGGCACAGCCTGCCGAAACAAACAATGATGGCGACGCTGCAACAACGGATACTTCACCAGCGGCACAGCGCAGCGCCAAAATTGCCGCAGCCGTTGCCCGTGCCAAAGCAAAAAAAGCGCAGCGTGAAAACCAAGGTAATGACGAAGGTAATACAGACGCATGA
- a CDS encoding electron transport complex subunit E: protein MYKQLVVDGLWKNNPALVQLLGLCPLLAVTSSVINGLGLGLATMLVLIGSNATVSVIRHWVTSAIRIPVFVMIIAAFVTIIQLLMNAYTYELFLALGIFIPLIVTNCAIIGRAEAFASKNSLPNAAFDGLMMGAGFTFILVALGGLREILGNGTLLNGAERLFGAGAEQWTITLFTTEHPFLLAILPPGAFLGMGLLIAAKNIIDKKLAEKAASKDTKTVVRARVTAES from the coding sequence ATGTATAAACAACTCGTTGTCGATGGACTCTGGAAAAACAACCCGGCGCTGGTGCAGCTTTTAGGCCTGTGCCCGTTGTTAGCGGTGACTTCAAGTGTGATTAATGGTCTTGGCCTTGGCCTGGCGACAATGTTAGTGTTGATTGGCTCTAACGCTACGGTGTCAGTCATTCGCCACTGGGTAACATCAGCCATACGGATCCCGGTATTTGTGATGATCATCGCAGCCTTTGTAACCATCATTCAGTTACTAATGAATGCCTACACCTATGAACTGTTTTTAGCCCTGGGCATTTTTATACCGCTAATCGTCACCAACTGCGCCATTATTGGTCGTGCCGAAGCCTTTGCATCAAAAAATTCACTCCCCAATGCTGCCTTCGACGGCCTCATGATGGGCGCAGGCTTTACCTTTATTCTGGTTGCGCTGGGCGGTTTACGCGAAATCCTGGGCAATGGCACCCTGCTTAATGGTGCCGAGCGACTGTTTGGCGCCGGTGCTGAACAGTGGACAATCACTCTGTTTACTACCGAGCATCCTTTTTTGCTGGCTATACTACCGCCGGGCGCTTTTTTAGGCATGGGCCTGCTCATTGCGGCAAAGAACATTATTGATAAAAAGCTCGCCGAAAAGGCCGCTAGCAAAGACACTAAAACCGTTGTGCGGGCCCGGGTCACTGCAGAGAGTTAG
- a CDS encoding rhodanese-like domain-containing protein: MPSNVVRPQPASSAEALEYFQSLQRFETDCWDVHYAMNNDLYDFILLDVRGLETAKRGYIEGATLMPYTTINQERLAEYPKETVFVVYCAGPHCNATEKAAIKLAKLGRPVKKMIGGVTGWLDEGFELKSDE; this comes from the coding sequence ATGCCGTCTAACGTTGTACGACCTCAACCAGCTTCGAGCGCTGAAGCGTTAGAATATTTTCAGTCATTGCAAAGGTTTGAAACAGACTGTTGGGATGTTCATTATGCCATGAATAATGATTTGTATGACTTTATTTTATTGGATGTCAGAGGGCTGGAAACTGCGAAACGAGGATATATCGAAGGCGCAACCCTTATGCCCTATACAACAATAAACCAGGAGAGATTAGCGGAGTATCCCAAAGAGACCGTATTTGTTGTTTATTGCGCCGGCCCTCATTGTAATGCCACAGAAAAGGCTGCGATAAAGTTGGCTAAGCTAGGGCGTCCGGTTAAAAAAATGATTGGTGGTGTCACAGGTTGGCTTGACGAAGGTTTTGAGCTCAAGTCTGATGAGTAA
- the rsxG gene encoding electron transport complex subunit RsxG, protein MPLSSIGKNGLILAAFAVVTTGLIALTYDGTKHKIDAQRAAKKLSTLNQVIPPDYYNNRLFMDCIEVNASALGRESKSVYRARQDGSDKALAVEFTAPDGYSGNIDLILGVSSDGEVLGVRVLEHAETPGLGDKIEMSVSDWMLSFNGKSYSQENAKRWRVKKDGGQFDQFTGATITPRAVVSSVARALAYINDNQSALFNQPANCQVSADREQQG, encoded by the coding sequence ATGCCCTTATCAAGCATCGGTAAAAATGGCCTGATACTCGCCGCTTTTGCGGTTGTGACAACGGGGTTAATCGCCCTGACCTATGATGGCACCAAGCACAAAATTGATGCCCAACGGGCGGCTAAAAAGCTTTCAACGTTAAATCAGGTTATTCCGCCAGATTATTACAATAACCGCCTGTTTATGGACTGTATTGAAGTTAATGCCAGCGCACTGGGGCGTGAGTCCAAGTCCGTTTACCGCGCTCGACAGGATGGTTCTGATAAAGCTTTAGCCGTTGAGTTTACTGCGCCGGATGGCTACAGCGGTAACATTGATCTCATCCTTGGGGTATCATCCGATGGCGAAGTACTGGGCGTACGCGTATTAGAACATGCTGAAACCCCCGGACTGGGTGATAAAATTGAAATGAGCGTAAGCGACTGGATGCTATCTTTTAATGGCAAATCTTACTCACAAGAGAACGCTAAACGCTGGCGGGTAAAAAAAGACGGTGGTCAGTTTGATCAGTTTACCGGCGCCACCATTACCCCCCGCGCGGTGGTCAGCAGTGTTGCCCGGGCGCTGGCGTACATCAACGATAACCAGTCTGCGCTGTTTAACCAACCGGCAAACTGTCAGGTATCGGCTGACCGTGAACAACAAGGGTAA